Proteins from a single region of Deinococcus aquaedulcis:
- a CDS encoding 1,4-dihydroxy-6-naphthoate synthase has protein sequence MTTLPTVLDLGYSLCPNDTFIFHALHAGLVPAPLPVREVLEDVQTLNDWAVTGRLPMTKISYRAYFEVMDTYVALRSGGALGRGVGPLIVTRGDVEDLNGRTVISPGALTTAELLLRLVFPQVQVVRARYDEIMPAVARGELGGQRVDAGLIIHESRFTYPQHGLHKRLDLGAWWEGETGLPLPLGAILVRRDLPHDLQGQLNEAVRQSLEYAYAHPQASKAYVRQHAAELSEEVMQAHIDLYVNAFSLDVGEEGERAVQELHRRAVAAGAVAPSALPLFVR, from the coding sequence ATGACGACCCTGCCCACTGTGCTTGACCTGGGGTACTCGCTGTGCCCGAATGACACCTTTATTTTTCATGCGCTGCACGCCGGGCTGGTGCCCGCACCGCTGCCGGTGCGCGAGGTGCTTGAAGACGTGCAGACCCTGAACGACTGGGCGGTGACCGGGCGCCTGCCCATGACCAAGATCAGCTACCGCGCCTACTTTGAGGTGATGGACACCTACGTGGCGCTGCGCTCGGGCGGCGCTCTGGGCCGGGGGGTGGGCCCCCTGATCGTGACGCGGGGCGACGTGGAAGATCTGAACGGCCGCACCGTCATTTCCCCCGGCGCCCTGACGACCGCCGAACTGCTGCTGCGGCTGGTCTTTCCGCAGGTGCAGGTGGTGCGGGCCCGCTATGACGAAATTATGCCGGCGGTGGCGCGCGGCGAGCTGGGCGGCCAGAGGGTGGACGCCGGGCTGATCATCCACGAGTCGCGCTTTACCTACCCCCAGCACGGCCTGCACAAACGGCTGGATCTGGGCGCGTGGTGGGAAGGCGAAACTGGGCTGCCGCTGCCGCTGGGCGCCATTCTGGTGCGCCGCGACCTGCCGCACGACCTGCAGGGGCAACTGAACGAGGCGGTGCGCCAGAGCCTGGAGTATGCCTACGCCCACCCGCAGGCCTCCAAGGCCTACGTGCGCCAGCACGCCGCCGAACTGTCTGAGGAGGTGATGCAGGCGCACATTGACCTGTACGTGAACGCCTTCAGCCTCGATGTGGGCGAAGAAGGCGAGCGGGCCGTGCAGGAGTTGCACCGCCGGGCGGTGGCAGCGGGCGCGGTGGCCCCCAGTGCCCTGCCCCTGTTCGTGCGCTGA
- a CDS encoding helix-turn-helix transcriptional regulator gives MTALPVSPPASTERTKTRLLELVKRHGPQTAQDLAARLEVSIPAARRHLCDLQDQGLLEARTERPGGRGRPQHVFALTERGEAAFPKTYSSLCVDVLRHIEALYGEDAVLQVLSARNAEIAARLQPELPLDRPLGERVQALVARLNEHGFDAAAGQEGEGWTFTQHNCPNLTVARHYAQLCAAELSLYTELLQVPIRRETRIACGQGRCHYRVG, from the coding sequence ATGACGGCCCTGCCCGTGTCCCCCCCCGCCAGCACCGAGCGCACCAAAACCCGGCTGCTGGAACTGGTCAAGCGCCACGGCCCGCAGACCGCCCAGGACCTCGCCGCGCGGCTGGAGGTCAGCATTCCGGCGGCGCGGCGCCACCTGTGCGACCTGCAGGACCAGGGGCTGCTGGAAGCCCGCACCGAGCGCCCCGGGGGACGCGGGCGGCCCCAGCACGTTTTTGCCCTGACCGAACGGGGCGAGGCGGCCTTTCCCAAGACCTATTCCAGCCTGTGCGTGGATGTGCTGCGCCACATTGAGGCGCTGTACGGCGAGGACGCCGTGTTGCAGGTGCTGAGCGCGCGCAACGCGGAAATTGCCGCGCGCCTGCAGCCCGAACTGCCGCTAGACCGGCCCCTGGGCGAGCGGGTGCAGGCGCTGGTGGCCCGGCTGAACGAGCACGGCTTTGACGCTGCGGCCGGCCAGGAGGGGGAGGGGTGGACCTTTACCCAGCACAACTGCCCCAACCTGACCGTGGCGCGGCACTACGCGCAGCTGTGCGCCGCCGAACTGAGCCTGTACACCGAGCTGCTGCAGGTGCCGATTCGCCGTGAAACCCGGATCGCCTGCGGGCAGGGCCGCTGCCACTACCGGGTCGGTTGA
- a CDS encoding ABC transporter ATP-binding protein, with protein sequence MTKQGGPATPAIEVRGLYKRYGSNSVLEDVHLTVMPGEVYALTGPNGAGKTTLIRAMTGLAFPSDGEVRLLGRDVHLDGQRARAYLGAVVEAPAKFYPQFTGTQNLQVHANLAAMAPGGRRISRDRIREVLALLELTRMADKKVGEYSLGQRQRLGVASAMLAEPKVLILDEPTSGLDPLGIGLIHRIVTSLATSGCAVVLSTHHLREIATYAHTVGILTGGRLVDTVDLRARQAAYRFRVDDPVGAAAVLERLPFVRRVSTRTPYAIAHLGGEARVPDALSHLHQEGIRVFEASPDHFDLYEYYRERVEQA encoded by the coding sequence GTGACGAAACAAGGTGGCCCAGCCACCCCAGCCATCGAGGTGCGGGGGCTGTACAAGAGATACGGTTCAAACAGCGTCCTGGAGGACGTGCACCTGACCGTCATGCCCGGCGAGGTATACGCCCTGACCGGCCCCAACGGCGCGGGCAAAACCACGCTGATTCGCGCCATGACGGGCCTCGCCTTTCCGTCGGACGGCGAGGTGCGGCTGCTGGGGCGCGACGTGCATCTGGATGGCCAGCGCGCCCGCGCTTACCTGGGCGCGGTGGTGGAGGCCCCGGCCAAGTTCTATCCTCAGTTCACCGGCACGCAGAACCTGCAGGTGCACGCCAATCTGGCGGCCATGGCCCCGGGCGGGCGGCGCATCAGCCGGGACCGCATCCGCGAGGTGCTGGCGCTGCTGGAACTGACCCGCATGGCCGACAAGAAGGTGGGCGAATATTCGCTGGGTCAGCGTCAGCGCCTGGGCGTGGCGAGCGCCATGCTGGCCGAACCCAAGGTGCTGATTCTGGACGAGCCCACCAGCGGCCTGGACCCCCTGGGCATCGGCCTGATTCACCGCATTGTGACCAGCCTCGCCACCAGCGGCTGCGCGGTGGTGCTCTCCACCCACCACCTGCGCGAGATTGCCACCTACGCGCACACCGTGGGCATCCTGACCGGCGGGCGACTGGTGGACACCGTGGACCTGCGCGCCCGGCAGGCGGCCTACCGCTTCCGGGTGGACGACCCGGTGGGCGCGGCGGCGGTGCTGGAGCGGCTGCCCTTTGTGCGCCGCGTGTCCACCCGCACGCCCTACGCCATCGCCCACCTGGGCGGCGAAGCCCGCGTGCCCGATGCCCTGAGTCACCTGCACCAGGAAGGCATCCGGGTCTTTGAAGCCAGCCCAGACCACTTTGACCTGTACGAGTACTACCGCGAACGTGTGGAGCAAGCCTGA
- the trxB gene encoding thioredoxin-disulfide reductase, producing the protein MTGNTHTYDVVIVGGGPAGLTAAIYTGRASLKTLILEKGLPGGQIAQTEEVENYPGFPEPISGMELASRMQQQAEKFGGVIEMDEVQAIVRDEHDHEYPFTVTGYGGTYRAKAVILATGANPKRLNVPGEEHFWGKGVSTCATCDGFFYRGKKVVVVGGGDAAVEEGLFLTKFADEVTLIHRRDTLRANKVAQARAFANPKMKFIWDTAVEEIQGDDTVTGVRLKNLKTGEVTDMATDGVFIFIGHVPNTEFVKDTVKLRPDGYVDVTDEIYTSVPMLFAAGDVSDYIYRQLGTSVGAGTRAAMSAERALAALEVEAETAAD; encoded by the coding sequence ATGACGGGCAACACCCACACCTATGACGTGGTGATCGTCGGCGGCGGCCCCGCCGGCCTGACCGCTGCGATTTACACCGGCCGCGCCAGCCTGAAAACCCTGATTCTGGAAAAGGGCCTGCCCGGCGGCCAGATCGCCCAGACCGAGGAAGTCGAGAACTACCCTGGTTTCCCCGAGCCCATCAGCGGGATGGAACTCGCCAGCCGCATGCAGCAGCAGGCCGAGAAATTCGGCGGCGTGATCGAGATGGACGAGGTGCAGGCCATCGTGCGCGACGAGCACGACCACGAGTACCCCTTCACGGTCACTGGCTACGGCGGCACCTACCGCGCCAAGGCCGTGATTCTGGCCACCGGCGCCAACCCCAAGCGCCTGAACGTGCCCGGCGAGGAGCACTTCTGGGGCAAGGGCGTCTCAACCTGCGCCACCTGTGACGGCTTTTTCTACCGGGGCAAGAAGGTGGTCGTAGTGGGCGGCGGCGACGCGGCCGTAGAAGAGGGGCTGTTCCTGACCAAGTTTGCCGACGAGGTCACCCTGATTCACCGCCGCGACACCCTGCGCGCCAACAAGGTGGCCCAGGCCCGCGCCTTTGCCAACCCCAAGATGAAGTTCATCTGGGATACGGCCGTGGAGGAAATTCAGGGTGACGACACCGTGACTGGGGTGCGCCTGAAGAACCTGAAAACCGGCGAAGTGACCGACATGGCCACCGACGGCGTGTTCATCTTCATCGGGCACGTGCCGAACACCGAGTTTGTGAAGGACACCGTGAAGCTGCGTCCCGACGGCTACGTGGACGTGACGGACGAGATCTACACCAGCGTGCCTATGCTGTTTGCGGCCGGCGATGTGAGTGATTACATCTACCGCCAGCTGGGCACCAGCGTGGGCGCCGGTACCCGCGCCGCCATGAGCGCCGAGCGCGCCCTGGCTGCCCTGGAAGTGGAAGCCGAAACCGCCGCAGACTGA
- a CDS encoding 2'-5' RNA ligase family protein, with product MTEPAPEPAAPENTRPLPAGDHSRYSLVAWPPEVLDTWMRRAQERLNVRGFGLPHLNIRAPFHTDLGPAELVAACRAALQGKSAFTVQIVGWKRVPSMFFLECELSEPLRDLHERILAVGPSSRAQHDGAEYRPHLTLALGVLPWAEDLLWAQVQALVPPVDHFEVEALSLTREWRGEVQELHTFPLRPVGQEGLILPTPEAAPS from the coding sequence GTGACCGAGCCTGCGCCCGAGCCTGCCGCACCCGAAAACACCCGGCCTCTGCCCGCCGGGGACCATTCGCGCTATTCGCTGGTGGCGTGGCCCCCGGAAGTGCTGGACACCTGGATGCGCCGCGCCCAGGAGCGGCTGAACGTGCGCGGCTTTGGCCTGCCGCACCTGAACATCCGCGCGCCCTTTCACACCGACCTGGGCCCGGCCGAGCTGGTGGCCGCGTGCCGGGCGGCGCTGCAGGGCAAGTCGGCCTTTACCGTGCAGATCGTGGGCTGGAAGCGGGTGCCCAGCATGTTCTTTCTGGAGTGCGAACTCAGTGAGCCCCTGCGTGATCTGCACGAGCGCATTCTGGCGGTTGGCCCCTCCAGCCGCGCCCAGCACGACGGCGCCGAGTACCGCCCCCACCTGACCCTGGCGCTGGGCGTGCTCCCCTGGGCCGAGGATCTGCTGTGGGCGCAGGTGCAGGCCCTGGTGCCCCCCGTGGACCACTTTGAGGTGGAAGCCCTGAGCCTCACCCGCGAATGGCGCGGCGAGGTCCAGGAACTGCACACCTTTCCCCTGCGGCCCGTGGGCCAGGAAGGGCTGATCCTGCCTACCCCGGAAGCGGCGCCGAGTTAA
- a CDS encoding superoxide dismutase family protein: MRRAFAKQAVLGLLALGAAAGAALAGGMDMLAMAAPASTPLKATAALRDTAGQVLGTATFEQQGMGMRVTVRVSGLTPGQHGMHIHEFGRCTPGIDPATNTVVPFGGAGGHFDPGMSRNHDDPQAGNKYGHGGDLPMLTVGADGTGTASFTTQKSSLTGMNGVLNRSLVIHARPDDYKSDPSGMTGARERCGVITRDNYSARDYPLPGPQDFPEGVAYDAKRGLLFTGSAATGTIYAINASTGAVSKFNEGGGQGRASSLGLKVDTQSRVWSAGGATGKISVFSPDGFPLAILDTPKSPNKFINDLAFGPDGSAYVTDSFRPVIFRVSPDLKLSAWLNLGGTPIKYGPGINLNGIVATPDGRALLTIQLNTGELWRIDLRTKAVRKVMGGLVNGDGLLLDGRTLYVARNKDQVVSKISLNADYTAGTLVAEEPVTGLRFPATLAAIGGDLVVTQSQLDKLQGGTPETPFKLTRFKKF; this comes from the coding sequence ATGAGAAGGGCTTTTGCCAAACAGGCCGTGCTGGGGCTGCTGGCGCTGGGCGCGGCGGCAGGTGCGGCGCTGGCTGGTGGCATGGACATGCTGGCGATGGCGGCCCCCGCCAGCACACCCCTGAAGGCCACGGCCGCCCTGCGCGACACAGCCGGGCAGGTGCTGGGCACCGCCACTTTCGAGCAGCAGGGGATGGGCATGCGCGTCACCGTGCGCGTGTCCGGCCTGACGCCAGGGCAGCACGGCATGCACATCCACGAGTTCGGGCGCTGCACCCCGGGCATTGACCCGGCCACGAACACCGTGGTGCCCTTTGGCGGCGCGGGCGGCCACTTTGACCCCGGCATGAGCCGCAACCACGACGACCCCCAGGCTGGGAACAAGTACGGCCACGGCGGCGACCTGCCCATGCTGACTGTGGGCGCTGACGGCACCGGCACCGCCAGCTTCACCACTCAGAAGTCCAGCCTGACTGGCATGAACGGGGTGCTGAACCGCTCGCTGGTGATTCACGCCCGCCCCGATGACTACAAGAGCGATCCGTCCGGCATGACGGGCGCGCGCGAACGCTGCGGCGTGATCACCCGCGACAACTACAGTGCGCGCGACTACCCGCTGCCCGGCCCACAGGACTTTCCTGAAGGCGTGGCCTACGACGCCAAGCGGGGGCTCCTGTTTACAGGCAGCGCGGCCACTGGCACGATTTACGCCATCAATGCCAGCACTGGGGCGGTCAGCAAGTTCAACGAGGGCGGCGGCCAGGGCCGGGCCTCCTCGTTGGGCCTGAAGGTGGACACCCAGAGCCGGGTGTGGTCGGCAGGTGGGGCAACCGGCAAGATCAGCGTCTTTTCCCCAGACGGCTTCCCGCTGGCGATTCTGGACACGCCCAAATCGCCCAACAAGTTCATCAACGACCTCGCTTTCGGCCCCGACGGCTCGGCCTACGTGACGGATTCCTTCCGGCCCGTGATCTTCCGCGTCAGCCCGGACCTGAAGCTCAGCGCGTGGCTGAACCTGGGCGGCACGCCGATCAAGTACGGCCCCGGCATCAACCTGAACGGCATTGTGGCCACGCCGGACGGCCGCGCCCTGCTCACCATTCAGCTGAACACCGGCGAGCTGTGGCGGATTGACCTGCGCACCAAGGCGGTTCGCAAGGTGATGGGCGGTCTGGTCAACGGCGACGGGCTGCTGCTGGACGGCCGCACCCTGTACGTGGCGCGCAATAAGGATCAGGTGGTCAGCAAGATCAGCCTGAACGCCGACTACACGGCCGGCACCCTGGTAGCCGAAGAGCCCGTGACCGGCCTGCGCTTTCCCGCCACCCTGGCGGCCATCGGCGGCGACCTCGTGGTCACGCAGTCGCAACTGGACAAGCTGCAGGGCGGCACCCCCGAGACGCCTTTCAAGCTCACCCGCTTCAAGAAGTTCTGA
- a CDS encoding FKBP-type peptidyl-prolyl cis-trans isomerase, with amino-acid sequence MNITQDKVAQLDYTLTVDGEVIDQSESGEPLTYLHGHSNIIPGLERALEGKAAGDSLQVTVAPEDGYGERDEDNVEELSLEDFEDDVEVGATYYAQAEDGSVMPFTVMAVEGDRVQVDFNPPLAGMTLNFDVKVVSVRDATPEELEHGHAHADGDHHHD; translated from the coding sequence ATGAACATCACCCAGGACAAGGTTGCCCAGCTCGACTACACGCTGACTGTGGACGGCGAAGTGATTGACCAGAGCGAAAGCGGCGAGCCGCTGACCTACCTGCACGGCCACAGCAACATCATCCCGGGCCTGGAACGCGCCCTGGAAGGCAAGGCGGCGGGCGACAGCCTGCAGGTCACCGTGGCCCCCGAAGACGGCTACGGCGAGCGCGACGAGGACAACGTCGAGGAACTGTCGCTGGAAGACTTCGAGGACGATGTGGAAGTGGGCGCCACCTACTACGCCCAGGCCGAAGACGGCAGCGTGATGCCCTTTACCGTGATGGCCGTGGAAGGCGACCGCGTGCAGGTGGACTTTAACCCCCCCCTGGCCGGCATGACCCTGAACTTCGACGTGAAGGTGGTCAGCGTGCGCGACGCCACCCCCGAAGAACTGGAGCACGGCCACGCCCACGCCGACGGCGATCACCACCACGACTGA
- a CDS encoding globin domain-containing protein — protein sequence MTAPLSLHPGGSLYERIGPQALSALVTRFYGHVAAHPDLAPIFPADLTETAEKQLAFLTGFLGGPPLYHERYGHPRLRARHLPFPITPARARAWLACMNTALRETTDIGEAEARELYAALSRVAVHMVNTTGD from the coding sequence ATGACGGCTCCCCTCTCGCTGCATCCTGGCGGCAGCCTGTACGAGCGCATTGGGCCACAGGCGCTCTCGGCGCTGGTCACGCGTTTTTACGGCCATGTGGCGGCGCACCCGGACCTCGCCCCCATCTTCCCAGCGGACCTCACCGAGACGGCCGAAAAACAGTTGGCCTTTCTCACCGGCTTTCTGGGCGGCCCGCCGCTGTACCACGAGCGCTACGGGCACCCCCGCCTGCGCGCCCGCCACCTGCCCTTTCCCATCACGCCGGCACGCGCCCGCGCGTGGCTGGCCTGCATGAACACGGCCCTGCGTGAAACCACCGACATTGGGGAGGCCGAGGCCCGCGAGCTGTACGCGGCGCTGTCGCGCGTGGCCGTGCATATGGTGAACACAACCGGGGACTGA
- a CDS encoding bifunctional 3-deoxy-7-phosphoheptulonate synthase/chorismate mutase, giving the protein MTPPTRSIDDLRAEVDQINRELLKLLSQRGAVVAQIGHAKTQEGRPNHYDPAREDQQLKELEALNEGPFTAAAVKAIFKEIFKASLDLEESNDKKQLLVSRKVKVEDTVLDIDGVRIGGDAPPVIIAGPCSIESEEQMEQTAAFLAARGVKILRGGAYKPRTSPYGFQGMGVDGLILGSQVAQANGMLFVTEVMDTRDVEIVAEHADILQVGARNMHNFALLREVGRARRPVLLKRGLSATIEEWLYAAEYILSEGNPEVILCERGIRTYEKWTRNTLDLSAVALAKQETHLPVIVDVTHAAGRRDLLIPLAKAALAVGADGIHVEVHPSPATALSDNEQQLDFAGYERFIGALQAQLKQPVGV; this is encoded by the coding sequence ATGACCCCACCAACCCGCAGCATTGATGACCTCCGCGCCGAGGTGGACCAGATTAACCGCGAGCTGCTGAAACTGCTATCGCAGCGTGGGGCCGTGGTGGCGCAGATTGGCCACGCCAAGACCCAGGAAGGCCGCCCCAACCACTACGACCCCGCCCGTGAGGACCAGCAGCTCAAGGAGCTGGAGGCCCTGAATGAGGGGCCCTTCACGGCGGCGGCTGTCAAGGCCATCTTCAAAGAAATTTTCAAGGCCAGCCTGGACCTGGAAGAATCGAACGACAAAAAGCAGTTGCTGGTGTCGCGCAAGGTCAAGGTGGAAGACACTGTGCTGGACATTGACGGCGTGCGCATTGGCGGCGACGCGCCCCCGGTCATCATCGCCGGGCCGTGCTCCATTGAATCTGAAGAGCAGATGGAACAGACCGCCGCCTTCCTGGCCGCGCGCGGCGTGAAGATTCTGCGCGGCGGCGCCTACAAGCCGCGCACCAGCCCCTACGGCTTTCAGGGCATGGGGGTGGACGGCCTGATTCTGGGCAGTCAGGTGGCCCAGGCCAACGGCATGCTGTTCGTCACCGAAGTAATGGATACCCGCGACGTGGAGATCGTGGCCGAACACGCCGACATCCTGCAGGTGGGGGCAAGGAACATGCACAACTTTGCCCTGCTGCGCGAGGTGGGCCGCGCCCGGCGCCCGGTGCTGCTCAAGCGTGGGCTGTCGGCCACCATTGAAGAGTGGCTGTACGCCGCCGAGTACATCCTCTCGGAAGGCAACCCCGAAGTCATTCTGTGCGAGCGCGGCATCCGCACCTACGAGAAGTGGACCCGCAACACGCTGGACCTCAGTGCTGTGGCACTGGCCAAGCAGGAAACCCACCTGCCCGTGATTGTGGACGTGACCCACGCCGCTGGCCGGCGCGACCTGCTGATTCCGCTGGCCAAGGCCGCGCTGGCCGTGGGCGCCGACGGCATCCACGTGGAGGTGCACCCCAGCCCCGCCACCGCCCTGAGCGACAACGAGCAGCAACTGGATTTCGCCGGCTACGAGCGCTTTATCGGCGCCCTGCAGGCCCAGCTGAAGCAGCCTGTGGGTGTCTAG
- a CDS encoding ABC transporter permease: MLTLLTLEFRKLFGARSVRLALLVTFLLPLLWAFAPRLDQLIQVKLTSGWQLPAVSIGVTIGYLLPLFIAVTVAEMIGSEVAQGTLAPLLLRPVDRTKVIASKLIVALTYPFLLIFTTVLGSLIAGIPLGFGSFAGGTGLGPGLFVGVGQLSPDAAFAEVLRGSVLAGVVLMPIAALSLLFGVLYLNTAAAALATFAALIVMRLLVVLPDAIQRILLTSHLNLYVQQGDILQPLILLLIYTAGFGLMSIFAFDRRDV; this comes from the coding sequence ATGCTGACGCTGCTGACCCTGGAATTCCGCAAGCTGTTCGGTGCGCGCAGCGTGCGGCTGGCCCTGCTGGTCACGTTCCTGCTGCCGCTGCTGTGGGCCTTTGCGCCCCGGCTGGACCAGCTGATTCAGGTCAAGCTGACCAGCGGCTGGCAGCTGCCCGCCGTGAGCATTGGCGTGACCATCGGGTATCTGCTGCCCCTTTTCATTGCCGTCACAGTGGCCGAGATGATCGGCTCCGAGGTGGCGCAGGGCACGCTGGCGCCGCTGCTGCTGCGGCCGGTGGACCGCACCAAGGTGATTGCCAGCAAGCTGATCGTGGCGCTGACCTATCCCTTCCTGCTGATTTTCACCACGGTGCTGGGCTCGCTGATTGCGGGGATTCCACTGGGCTTTGGCAGCTTTGCCGGGGGTACGGGCCTGGGGCCGGGGCTCTTTGTGGGCGTGGGCCAGCTGAGCCCGGACGCCGCCTTCGCCGAGGTGCTGCGCGGCTCGGTGCTGGCGGGCGTGGTGCTGATGCCCATTGCGGCGCTCTCGCTGCTGTTCGGGGTGCTGTACCTGAACACGGCCGCCGCCGCCCTGGCGACCTTTGCCGCCCTGATCGTGATGCGGCTGCTGGTAGTGCTGCCCGACGCCATTCAGCGCATTCTGCTGACCAGCCACCTGAACCTGTACGTGCAGCAGGGCGATATTCTGCAGCCCCTGATTCTGCTGCTGATCTACACCGCTGGCTTCGGTCTGATGAGCATCTTCGCCTTCGACCGCCGCGACGTGTAG
- a CDS encoding HD domain-containing protein → MPHRTLSARIRRKVNGYRAKARRLWRSMSPEDAQPDDAWAQHHLTGAEARVYQSMDPRDREHACRVARHLLREHPGADAELVAAALLHDCGKSLRPYYLWERVAVGLIPNRLTRLLPPVGALGIRAHHPELGARLLAHAGARPRVARLVARHHHPGGDPDAALLHLYDDQE, encoded by the coding sequence ATGCCGCACCGCACCCTCAGCGCCCGCATTCGCCGCAAGGTGAATGGCTACCGCGCCAAGGCCCGTCGGCTGTGGCGCTCCATGAGTCCCGAAGACGCCCAGCCCGATGACGCCTGGGCCCAGCACCACCTGACCGGTGCCGAGGCCCGCGTGTACCAGAGCATGGACCCCCGTGACCGCGAGCACGCCTGCCGCGTGGCCCGCCACCTGCTGCGCGAGCACCCGGGCGCCGACGCCGAACTGGTGGCCGCCGCCCTGCTGCACGACTGCGGCAAAAGCCTGCGCCCCTATTACCTGTGGGAGCGCGTGGCCGTGGGCCTGATTCCCAACCGCCTGACCCGCCTGCTGCCGCCCGTGGGCGCCCTGGGCATCCGCGCCCACCACCCCGAACTGGGTGCCCGCCTGCTGGCCCACGCCGGCGCCCGCCCCCGCGTGGCCCGCCTGGTGGCTCGCCACCACCATCCCGGCGGCGACCCGGACGCCGCATTGCTGCATCTGTACGACGATCAGGAGTGA
- a CDS encoding DUF6174 domain-containing protein — MSAPARVALLTLSVCASLLAPPAQAGGAGAPRPSVVGCRPGYVRPNFATLNRELAQARAIWAAQGLTRYRYEVRQVAAPVLLSATQVMVRDGAVVALNLLPGEAGQPNPLARLTVEGRFDSLAQTLRYQATLPCPEVRIRYDPALGFPVYLYSGQGDGGVADGFGEWTVSGFTPLP; from the coding sequence ATGTCTGCCCCTGCCCGCGTGGCCCTGCTGACCCTGAGTGTCTGTGCGTCCCTGCTGGCGCCGCCCGCCCAGGCGGGCGGCGCAGGGGCGCCGCGTCCATCTGTGGTGGGCTGCCGCCCCGGGTATGTTCGCCCCAACTTTGCCACCCTGAACCGGGAACTGGCGCAGGCCCGGGCCATCTGGGCGGCCCAGGGCCTGACCCGCTACCGCTACGAGGTGCGGCAGGTGGCCGCCCCGGTGCTGCTGTCGGCCACACAGGTCATGGTGCGTGATGGGGCCGTGGTGGCGCTGAACCTGCTGCCTGGGGAGGCCGGTCAGCCCAATCCGCTAGCCCGCCTCACGGTCGAGGGCCGTTTTGACAGCCTTGCCCAGACGCTGCGGTATCAGGCCACGTTGCCCTGCCCAGAGGTGCGGATTCGCTACGACCCGGCGCTGGGCTTTCCGGTGTACCTGTACAGCGGCCAGGGCGATGGCGGCGTGGCCGATGGCTTTGGCGAGTGGACCGTCTCGGGCTTCACCCCGCTTCCCTGA
- a CDS encoding PQQ-dependent sugar dehydrogenase, which produces MRLSLLTLSALLTASALAQSAPPTPRPLPPSEPPATVTATRNEPTALEFTPDKLARLKVPAGFTLKVMATGLGNARMLYVMPDGGIYLTRRQQNDVWYMKDVNKDGKIEATERKQVAQNLKLAHGLDVKDNKLYVVGEKTIWVMDMAKDGTLSVPRVFADGFPDAGQHPARTLKWGPDGYLYASFGSTNNDAPTPNPEEATILRIAPDGKTREVYARGLRHTIGFGWHPVSGVLYGADQGSDWHGDNIPPEEINVIERGKNYGWPFCYGDRQPDPYVNVGNIPGKVAKEAYCAGTQGSVLNYTAHAAAIALNYYTGTQFPADMRNDAFIAYRGSWNRAEPSGYEIARLVFDAQNKPERIEPFVTGFVFQDAQDGLWKQFGRVAGVATYTDGSLLFTDDQSGVLYRVMYTGGQ; this is translated from the coding sequence ATGCGTCTTTCCCTGCTGACCCTGAGTGCCCTGCTCACCGCCTCTGCCCTGGCCCAGAGCGCGCCCCCCACGCCACGCCCCCTGCCGCCCTCGGAGCCGCCAGCCACCGTGACGGCCACGCGCAACGAACCCACCGCGCTGGAATTCACGCCGGACAAACTGGCGCGGCTGAAGGTGCCCGCCGGCTTCACCCTGAAGGTGATGGCCACCGGCCTGGGCAACGCCCGCATGCTCTACGTGATGCCCGACGGCGGTATCTACCTCACCCGCCGCCAGCAGAACGACGTGTGGTACATGAAAGACGTCAACAAGGACGGCAAGATCGAGGCCACCGAGCGCAAACAGGTGGCCCAGAACCTGAAGCTGGCGCACGGCCTGGACGTGAAAGACAACAAGCTGTACGTGGTGGGCGAGAAAACCATCTGGGTGATGGACATGGCCAAGGACGGCACCCTGAGCGTGCCGCGCGTGTTTGCCGACGGCTTCCCGGACGCCGGGCAGCACCCTGCCCGCACCCTGAAATGGGGCCCGGACGGCTACCTGTACGCCAGCTTTGGCTCCACCAACAACGACGCCCCCACGCCCAACCCCGAAGAAGCGACCATTCTGCGTATTGCCCCAGACGGCAAAACCCGCGAGGTGTACGCCCGGGGCCTGCGCCACACCATTGGCTTTGGCTGGCACCCGGTGAGCGGCGTGCTGTACGGCGCCGACCAGGGCAGCGACTGGCACGGCGACAACATCCCGCCCGAGGAAATCAACGTGATCGAGCGCGGCAAGAATTACGGCTGGCCCTTCTGCTACGGGGACCGTCAGCCCGACCCATACGTGAACGTGGGCAACATTCCCGGCAAGGTGGCCAAGGAGGCCTACTGCGCGGGCACCCAGGGCAGCGTGCTGAACTACACCGCGCACGCCGCCGCCATTGCCCTGAACTACTACACCGGCACGCAGTTCCCGGCCGACATGCGCAACGACGCCTTTATCGCCTACCGGGGGTCTTGGAACCGCGCAGAGCCTAGCGGCTACGAGATTGCCCGGCTGGTGTTCGACGCACAGAACAAGCCTGAGCGCATTGAGCCTTTCGTGACCGGCTTCGTGTTTCAGGACGCCCAGGACGGCCTGTGGAAGCAATTCGGCCGCGTGGCGGGCGTGGCGACCTACACCGACGGCAGCCTGCTGTTCACCGATGACCAGAGCGGCGTGCTCTACCGCGTGATGTACACGGGAGGCCAGTGA